The candidate division KSB1 bacterium genome contains the following window.
ACCGGGAGTTCATGCTGAGCGAAATCGAAACATTACTTCGCCGGCAGAGATAAGACAAACTCCAGCGCTCGCTCCACCCAGGTTTTCAACTCCTCTTCCGACTTAAGGCCTTCCGGATCAACGTAAATCATCCCTTTCATGGACTTGCCGGTGAAATCCATCTTGCGGGCGTGCGGTTGGCCAAGCGCGGATTCGTAAACATCTGGGCCTACTC
Protein-coding sequences here:
- a CDS encoding TfoX/Sxy family protein, coding for MAYDEALANRIGVILKDQSNVVGKKMFGGIAFMVNGNMCCGVVKDTLMTRVGPDVYESALGQPHARKMDFTGKSMKGMIYVDPEGLKSEEELKTWVERALEFVLSLPAK